Proteins from one Gibbsiella quercinecans genomic window:
- a CDS encoding sulfite exporter TauE/SafE family protein: MDWLVAGPGLLGILFAVALLAGFIDSIAGGGGLLTVPALLAVGVPPAQALATNKLQSVGGSLSASLYFIRRRAVDLHDQKLTIALTLLGSVIGALLVQYMRADLLRQMLPLLIIGIGLYFLFTPRLGESDRQRRLSAVPFGLVAGGCVGFYDGFFGPGAGSFYALAYVTLCGFNLAKSTAHAKVLNFTSNFGGLMLFIIGGKVVWSMGLVMLVGQVLGARLGAHMVLTRGQKLIRPMIVVVSLLMSLKLLYDNHGAEIMQWLAVHF, from the coding sequence ATGGATTGGCTTGTTGCAGGTCCCGGGCTTCTCGGGATCTTGTTTGCTGTGGCGTTATTGGCTGGGTTTATCGATTCGATTGCGGGCGGCGGCGGTTTGCTGACCGTGCCGGCGTTACTGGCCGTCGGCGTGCCGCCGGCGCAGGCGTTGGCCACCAACAAGCTGCAATCGGTTGGCGGCTCTCTTTCCGCCAGCCTGTACTTTATCCGCCGCCGCGCGGTGGATCTGCACGATCAGAAGCTGACGATTGCGCTGACCTTGCTAGGTTCGGTGATTGGTGCGCTGCTGGTGCAGTATATGCGGGCCGATCTGCTGCGCCAGATGCTGCCGCTGCTGATTATCGGTATCGGCCTGTACTTCCTGTTCACCCCTCGGCTGGGGGAGAGCGATCGCCAGCGGCGCCTGAGCGCGGTGCCGTTCGGGCTGGTAGCCGGCGGCTGCGTCGGTTTCTACGACGGTTTCTTCGGCCCCGGCGCCGGCTCATTTTATGCCCTGGCTTACGTTACGCTGTGTGGCTTTAACCTGGCGAAATCCACCGCGCATGCCAAAGTGCTGAACTTCACCTCCAACTTTGGCGGCCTGATGTTGTTTATCATCGGCGGAAAGGTGGTGTGGAGCATGGGCCTGGTAATGTTGGTGGGGCAGGTGCTGGGTGCCCGCCTTGGCGCGCACATGGTGCTGACCCGCGGCCAAAAGCTGATCCGGCCGATGATCGTGGTGGTTTCACTGCTGATGAGCCTGAAGTTGCTTTACGATAACCACGGCGCAGAAATCATGCAGTGGCTGGCAGTGCATTTTTAA
- a CDS encoding elongation factor P hydroxylase has translation MAEKHHYTQLIDIFNQCFSGDYNTRLVKGDDEPIYLPANDAVPYNRIVFAHGFYASGMHEISHWCIAGEQRRTLVDFGYWYCPDGRDAQTQSEFEAVEIKPQALEWMFCVAAGFPFNVSCDNLNGDCEPDRIVFQRKVRARVLELLEQGIPTRPARFIQALQSFYNTPPLTAEHFPYPEDLN, from the coding sequence ATGGCCGAAAAGCATCATTACACCCAACTGATCGACATCTTCAATCAGTGTTTCAGCGGTGATTACAACACGCGCCTGGTAAAAGGCGATGATGAGCCGATCTACCTGCCGGCGAACGACGCGGTGCCCTATAACCGCATTGTCTTCGCCCACGGTTTTTACGCCAGCGGTATGCATGAGATTTCCCACTGGTGCATCGCCGGCGAACAACGCCGGACGTTGGTGGATTTTGGTTACTGGTACTGCCCGGACGGGCGCGACGCCCAGACGCAAAGCGAATTTGAAGCGGTGGAGATCAAGCCACAGGCGTTGGAGTGGATGTTCTGCGTGGCGGCGGGCTTCCCGTTCAACGTCAGTTGCGACAACCTGAACGGGGACTGCGAGCCGGATCGCATCGTCTTCCAGCGTAAAGTGCGCGCACGGGTGTTGGAACTGCTGGAGCAGGGGATACCCACACGGCCTGCGCGCTTTATTCAGGCGCTACAATCGTTTTACAATACGCCCCCGTTAACGGCGGAGCACTTCCCCTATCCGGAAGATCTCAACTGA
- a CDS encoding YfcL family protein — protein sequence MIAEVEARILALIDDMVEHASDDELFAGGYLRGHLTLAVAEVEENGEHTAEALKARVQHSLDKAIRAGELSPPDQILVLGMWENLYQKALPTA from the coding sequence ATGATCGCAGAAGTTGAAGCGCGCATTCTGGCGCTGATTGATGACATGGTAGAACACGCCAGCGATGATGAACTGTTTGCCGGTGGCTACCTGCGCGGTCATTTGACGCTGGCGGTGGCTGAAGTGGAAGAGAACGGTGAGCATACGGCCGAAGCACTGAAGGCCCGCGTGCAGCACAGCCTGGATAAAGCCATCCGCGCCGGTGAGCTTTCCCCGCCGGATCAGATCTTGGTGCTGGGGATGTGGGAGAATTTGTACCAAAAGGCGCTGCCCACCGCCTGA
- the mnmC gene encoding bifunctional tRNA (5-methylaminomethyl-2-thiouridine)(34)-methyltransferase MnmD/FAD-dependent 5-carboxymethylaminomethyl-2-thiouridine(34) oxidoreductase MnmC, whose protein sequence is MNHAPIQTAALTWNEQGTPVSQQFDDVYFSNQDGLEETRYVFLGGNRLPQRFAQHPRPLFVVAETGFGTGLNFLTLWQAFNAFRVQSPQARLQRLHFVSFEKFPLQLADLAAAHARWPELAPFAEELRANWPLPLPGCHRLLLDGGRVTLDLWFGDVNALLPTLDHSMNQQIDAWFLDGFAPAKNPDMWSPALFSAMARLARPQGSFATFTAAGFVRRGLQQAGFTVEKCKGFGQKREMLTGWMPADAQPAADPTPWFHRPAAHTPEDVAIVGGGIASALIALALQRRGAHVTLYCADGQPAEGASGNRQGALYPLLNGRNDALERFFCSAFPFARRLYDALEQRGVAFAHQWCGVSQLAYDEKSAGKIERMLTALWPPELVQAADRHALSALCGVDSGFGGAHYPLGGWLCPAELTRSAVTLAQSQGLVCRYQHRLTTLDQDAQGWRLEFADGATQRHATVVLACGHALAALAQSAALPVYAVRGQVSHIPTTPALGKLKQVLCYDGYLTPVNPANQQHCIGASYQRGDTATDYREEEQQENRQRLMRCLPAQDWPRQVDVSGGQARCGVRSATRDHLPMIGAVPDYAATLDVYQDLPRQHQRGEAVADAPVYPNLFILSALGARGLCSAPLAAEILAAQIFGEPLPADAEMLAALNPNRMWVRKLLKGKAV, encoded by the coding sequence GTGAATCACGCCCCCATCCAAACCGCCGCATTAACCTGGAATGAACAGGGTACACCTGTTTCGCAACAGTTCGATGACGTCTATTTTTCCAATCAGGATGGGCTGGAAGAAACCCGCTACGTTTTTTTGGGCGGTAACCGGTTGCCGCAGCGTTTTGCGCAGCACCCACGTCCACTGTTTGTGGTGGCGGAGACGGGATTCGGCACCGGGCTGAATTTTTTGACCTTGTGGCAGGCGTTCAACGCCTTCCGGGTGCAGAGCCCGCAAGCCAGGCTGCAACGCCTGCATTTTGTCAGCTTTGAAAAATTCCCACTGCAGTTGGCCGATCTGGCGGCGGCGCATGCGCGCTGGCCGGAGCTGGCGCCCTTCGCCGAGGAACTGCGCGCCAACTGGCCATTGCCGCTGCCCGGCTGCCACCGGCTGCTGTTGGACGGTGGGCGCGTTACGCTGGATTTATGGTTTGGCGACGTCAACGCCCTGCTGCCCACGCTCGATCACAGCATGAACCAACAGATTGACGCCTGGTTTCTCGACGGCTTCGCCCCGGCGAAAAACCCCGACATGTGGAGCCCGGCGCTGTTTAGCGCCATGGCGCGTCTGGCGCGCCCGCAGGGCAGCTTCGCTACCTTCACCGCCGCCGGCTTTGTGCGCCGGGGCCTGCAGCAGGCCGGCTTCACGGTGGAAAAATGCAAAGGGTTTGGCCAAAAGCGGGAAATGCTCACCGGCTGGATGCCGGCCGATGCGCAGCCCGCCGCCGACCCAACGCCTTGGTTCCATCGCCCGGCGGCGCACACGCCTGAAGACGTTGCCATTGTCGGCGGCGGCATCGCCAGCGCCCTCATCGCCCTGGCATTACAGCGGCGCGGCGCCCACGTCACGCTCTATTGCGCCGATGGGCAACCCGCAGAAGGTGCATCCGGCAACCGCCAGGGGGCGTTGTACCCTTTGCTGAACGGCCGCAATGATGCCCTGGAGCGTTTCTTTTGCTCCGCCTTCCCCTTTGCCCGCCGGCTATATGACGCGCTAGAGCAGCGCGGCGTCGCGTTCGCTCACCAGTGGTGCGGCGTCAGCCAACTGGCCTATGACGAGAAAAGCGCAGGTAAAATCGAGCGAATGCTGACCGCCCTCTGGCCGCCGGAACTGGTGCAGGCGGCCGATCGGCACGCACTGAGCGCGCTTTGCGGCGTCGACAGCGGCTTTGGCGGCGCTCACTACCCGCTGGGCGGTTGGCTGTGCCCGGCCGAGCTGACGCGCAGCGCCGTCACGTTGGCGCAAAGTCAGGGGCTGGTCTGCCGCTATCAACACCGCCTCACAACGCTGGATCAGGACGCACAGGGCTGGCGGCTGGAGTTTGCCGATGGCGCAACCCAGCGGCACGCCACGGTGGTTCTGGCCTGCGGCCACGCCTTAGCGGCGCTGGCGCAAAGCGCCGCGCTGCCGGTGTATGCCGTTCGCGGCCAGGTTTCCCATATCCCCACGACGCCGGCACTGGGCAAACTGAAACAGGTGCTGTGTTACGACGGCTACCTGACGCCCGTGAACCCCGCGAATCAGCAGCACTGTATCGGCGCCAGCTACCAGCGCGGCGATACCGCCACCGACTATCGGGAAGAGGAACAGCAGGAAAACCGGCAGCGTTTAATGCGTTGCCTGCCGGCGCAGGATTGGCCGCGACAGGTGGATGTCAGCGGCGGCCAGGCGCGCTGCGGGGTACGCAGCGCAACGCGCGACCATCTGCCGATGATAGGCGCCGTGCCGGACTATGCCGCTACGCTGGATGTTTATCAGGATTTGCCGCGGCAACACCAGCGTGGTGAAGCGGTAGCCGATGCGCCGGTTTATCCGAATCTGTTTATTCTGAGCGCGCTAGGCGCCCGCGGGCTTTGCTCTGCCCCACTGGCCGCGGAAATACTGGCGGCGCAGATCTTCGGTGAACCCCTGCCCGCCGATGCCGAAATGCTGGCGGCGCTGAACCCCAACCGAATGTGGGTACGCAAACTGCTGAAGGGGAAGGCGGTTTAA
- the fabB gene encoding beta-ketoacyl-ACP synthase I, whose product MKRAVITGLGIVSSIGNNQQEVLASLQEGRSGITFSQELKDSGMRSHVWGNVKLDTTGLIDRKVVRFMSDASIYAYLSMQEAVASAGLTEDVYQNNPRVGLIAGSGGSARFQVFGADAMRSPRGLKAVGPYVVTKAMASSVSACLATPFKINGVNYSISSACATSAHCIGNAVEQIQMGKQDIVFAGGGEELTWEMACEFDAMGALSTKYNDTPEKASRTYDANRDGFVIAGGGGMVVVEELEHALARGAHIFAEVVGYGATSDGADMVAPSGEGAVRCMKMAMQGVDTPIDYINTHGTSTPVGDVKELGAIREVFGDNVPAISATKAMTGHSLGAAGVQETIYTLLMLEHGFIAPSINIETLDEHAKGMNIITEPTKRELTTVMTNGFGFGGTNATLTLRKYQA is encoded by the coding sequence ATGAAACGTGCAGTGATTACTGGCCTGGGCATCGTCTCCAGCATTGGTAACAACCAGCAGGAGGTCCTGGCGAGCCTGCAGGAAGGACGTTCTGGGATCACTTTCTCCCAGGAACTGAAAGATTCCGGCATGCGTAGTCACGTATGGGGCAACGTAAAACTGGATACTACCGGCCTCATCGACCGCAAGGTGGTGCGTTTCATGAGCGACGCATCCATTTACGCATACCTGTCCATGCAAGAAGCCGTCGCTTCTGCCGGCCTGACGGAAGACGTTTACCAAAATAATCCGCGCGTTGGTCTGATCGCCGGTTCTGGCGGCTCCGCCCGTTTTCAGGTGTTCGGTGCCGACGCCATGCGCAGCCCACGCGGTCTGAAAGCCGTTGGTCCTTACGTGGTGACCAAAGCGATGGCTTCCAGCGTTTCCGCCTGCCTGGCTACGCCGTTTAAAATTAATGGCGTTAACTACTCCATCAGTTCTGCCTGTGCGACTTCCGCACACTGCATCGGCAACGCGGTTGAACAAATCCAGATGGGCAAACAGGACATCGTATTCGCCGGCGGCGGCGAAGAGCTGACCTGGGAAATGGCCTGTGAGTTCGATGCGATGGGCGCGCTGTCCACCAAATACAACGATACGCCGGAAAAAGCGTCCCGTACCTATGACGCTAACCGTGACGGTTTCGTTATCGCCGGCGGCGGCGGTATGGTGGTTGTGGAAGAGCTGGAACATGCGCTGGCACGTGGTGCGCACATCTTTGCTGAAGTGGTTGGCTACGGTGCCACCTCTGACGGCGCCGACATGGTTGCTCCGTCGGGCGAAGGCGCAGTGCGCTGCATGAAGATGGCGATGCAAGGTGTTGATACGCCGATCGATTACATCAATACGCACGGCACCTCTACGCCGGTTGGCGATGTGAAAGAACTGGGCGCGATCCGTGAAGTGTTCGGCGACAACGTGCCGGCTATCTCTGCCACCAAGGCAATGACTGGCCACTCGCTGGGCGCCGCTGGTGTGCAGGAAACCATCTACACGCTGTTGATGCTGGAGCACGGCTTTATTGCCCCGAGCATCAATATTGAAACGCTGGATGAGCATGCGAAAGGGATGAACATCATCACTGAACCGACCAAACGTGAACTGACCACCGTGATGACCAACGGGTTCGGCTTTGGCGGCACCAACGCCACGCTGACGCTGCGTAAATACCAGGCATAA
- a CDS encoding copper-binding protein, protein MRNLMAAMALFLLFPVAAPAAPALAPSSSAEIHAQGVIKAWRPQAVSIAHQAIPALNWPPMTMSFLLPPPPVSALPAGTPVDFSFRQVAGGYQLTAIHASQR, encoded by the coding sequence ATGCGTAACCTGATGGCCGCTATGGCCCTTTTCCTGTTGTTCCCTGTCGCGGCCCCAGCCGCCCCGGCGCTTGCGCCATCCTCATCCGCGGAAATTCATGCCCAAGGGGTTATCAAAGCCTGGCGCCCGCAGGCGGTGTCGATTGCTCACCAGGCGATCCCGGCGCTGAATTGGCCGCCGATGACCATGAGCTTCCTGTTGCCGCCGCCGCCGGTTAGTGCCTTGCCGGCCGGCACACCGGTTGATTTCAGCTTCCGCCAGGTTGCCGGCGGTTACCAATTGACGGCGATCCACGCCAGCCAACGGTAA
- a CDS encoding TolC family protein, with translation MNKRLSYPLRVGGLLLACWASGTLAAELTLAQALAAAERHSAALSASQHQINALNNQADAAMQLPDPKLKFGIENVPVQGGNGRRFTREGMTMERVGIMQDYVSSSKRQRKAATLRAEASQASAGSVVILSQLRQQTAQAWLDLALSQQTWQDARALVQESERQIAAQRAGVASGSAPASGLIEARLSLLTMQDRLSEAQRDTAVAQARLTQLTGDAAVRVTGPLPRFERLPVESRVLQQAIAQHPEMLQARREADVARARSAQSQVAAIPDVGIEVYYGKRADGYEDMAGVMFTVDLPLFTAQRQDKDYAADVSRTLEANDRLAQLIRDHQAQLDTLLAQYQATLAQWQRQQQQVIPLQQQRVALQLAQYRSGQSALAGPLEARLALLESRLEAGRTARELAQIWAAIRYLTLQEAAQ, from the coding sequence ATGAACAAACGTCTTTCTTACCCGCTGCGGGTGGGCGGGCTGCTGCTGGCCTGCTGGGCCAGCGGCACACTGGCCGCCGAGTTAACACTGGCGCAGGCGCTGGCGGCGGCGGAGCGCCATTCGGCGGCGCTTTCGGCCAGCCAGCATCAAATCAATGCCCTGAATAACCAGGCCGATGCGGCCATGCAACTGCCCGACCCCAAATTGAAGTTTGGTATCGAGAACGTGCCGGTACAGGGCGGCAACGGCCGCCGTTTTACCCGTGAAGGTATGACGATGGAGCGGGTCGGCATCATGCAGGATTACGTCAGCAGCAGCAAACGCCAGCGCAAGGCCGCGACCCTGCGCGCCGAGGCCAGCCAGGCCAGCGCCGGCAGCGTGGTGATCCTCAGCCAACTGCGCCAGCAAACCGCGCAGGCCTGGCTTGATTTGGCGCTTAGCCAACAGACGTGGCAAGACGCCAGGGCGCTGGTGCAGGAAAGCGAACGCCAGATCGCCGCCCAGCGCGCTGGAGTGGCTAGCGGTAGCGCCCCAGCCAGCGGGCTTATCGAGGCGCGCCTGTCGTTGCTGACGATGCAGGATCGCCTCAGCGAAGCCCAACGCGATACCGCCGTGGCGCAAGCCAGATTGACTCAGCTCACCGGCGATGCGGCGGTGCGCGTCACAGGCCCGCTGCCGCGCTTTGAGCGCCTGCCGGTGGAAAGCCGTGTGTTGCAGCAGGCCATTGCCCAACACCCGGAAATGCTGCAGGCCCGCCGCGAAGCGGATGTGGCCCGGGCGCGTTCGGCGCAGTCACAGGTGGCGGCAATTCCGGACGTGGGCATCGAGGTGTATTACGGCAAGCGCGCCGATGGCTATGAAGACATGGCCGGGGTGATGTTCACCGTCGATCTGCCGTTGTTCACCGCCCAACGCCAGGACAAAGACTACGCGGCGGACGTTTCCCGCACGCTGGAAGCCAACGATCGTCTGGCGCAGTTGATCCGCGATCACCAGGCGCAGCTCGATACGCTGCTGGCGCAGTATCAGGCCACGCTGGCGCAGTGGCAGCGCCAGCAACAGCAAGTGATACCGCTGCAGCAGCAGCGGGTTGCGCTGCAGTTGGCGCAGTACCGCAGCGGCCAAAGCGCGCTGGCCGGCCCGCTGGAAGCCCGTCTGGCATTGCTGGAAAGCCGCCTGGAAGCAGGGCGCACGGCACGTGAACTGGCGCAAATCTGGGCGGCGATCCGCTATCTCACGCTACAGGAGGCCGCGCAATGA
- a CDS encoding efflux RND transporter periplasmic adaptor subunit: MNLRLSLALLVAAVAGGGLAGYWLAAEHAPAPAGDAQRQVLYWYDPMVPGQRFDRPGKSPFMDMQLVPRYADEAAPEGGVIISARQQQNLGVRTEQAQMRVLEAPLNAVGRIATDERGVQVIAARANAQIEKLYVRANQQRVQQGQPLAQLWIPEWSAAQQEYLAVRQLGDRPLTAAARQRLQLAFMPEAVIRQVERSGKPQPRVTLNAPASGFINQLSVREGQQVAVGQALFEIAALDPVWLVIDYPQGAQVQPGDAVQASAASWPGERFNGRISELLPNVDPQTRTAQARVELANPQQKLQPGMFLQATLSPAGQQQPVLAVPQEALISRSDRTTVLLAESDGHFTPADVVAGRVQGGWAEIKQGLQAGQRVVTSGQFLIDSEASMRSVLPQLAGETAPAVQYQAEATIVALADGAITLAHGPVPALQWPAMTMDFALPPGGLPAGLAVGSKVRFFFSVDDNGPHISRIMPQAAEHGGHL; the protein is encoded by the coding sequence ATGAACCTACGCTTAAGTCTTGCATTATTGGTGGCCGCAGTGGCCGGCGGCGGTCTGGCCGGCTATTGGCTGGCCGCCGAGCACGCGCCGGCTCCGGCCGGGGATGCGCAGCGCCAGGTGTTGTACTGGTACGATCCGATGGTGCCCGGCCAACGTTTCGATCGCCCGGGAAAATCGCCGTTTATGGATATGCAACTGGTGCCGCGCTATGCCGATGAGGCCGCGCCGGAAGGGGGCGTGATCATCAGCGCGCGCCAGCAGCAAAATCTGGGAGTGCGCACCGAGCAGGCGCAGATGCGCGTGCTTGAAGCACCGTTGAACGCCGTTGGCCGCATCGCGACCGATGAGCGCGGTGTGCAGGTGATCGCCGCCCGCGCCAACGCCCAGATCGAGAAACTGTACGTGCGCGCCAACCAGCAGCGGGTGCAGCAGGGGCAGCCGTTAGCGCAACTGTGGATCCCGGAATGGAGCGCCGCGCAGCAGGAGTACCTGGCGGTACGCCAACTGGGGGATCGCCCATTAACCGCCGCCGCCCGCCAACGGCTGCAACTGGCGTTTATGCCGGAAGCGGTGATCCGCCAGGTGGAACGCAGCGGTAAACCGCAGCCACGGGTGACGCTTAACGCGCCGGCCAGCGGTTTTATTAACCAACTATCGGTACGGGAAGGGCAGCAGGTGGCCGTGGGCCAGGCGCTGTTCGAGATTGCCGCGCTGGATCCGGTGTGGCTGGTGATCGATTACCCGCAGGGCGCGCAGGTGCAGCCGGGCGATGCGGTGCAGGCCAGTGCGGCCAGTTGGCCGGGCGAGCGTTTTAACGGGCGGATAAGTGAACTGTTGCCGAACGTGGATCCGCAGACCCGCACGGCGCAGGCGCGTGTGGAATTGGCGAACCCGCAGCAAAAACTGCAGCCGGGCATGTTTCTACAGGCCACGCTATCGCCAGCCGGGCAGCAGCAACCGGTACTTGCCGTGCCGCAGGAGGCGTTAATCAGCCGCAGCGATCGCACCACGGTGCTGCTGGCCGAAAGCGACGGACATTTTACGCCGGCCGACGTGGTGGCCGGGCGGGTACAGGGCGGATGGGCCGAGATAAAACAGGGCCTGCAGGCCGGACAGCGGGTGGTGACCTCCGGCCAATTCCTGATTGACTCCGAAGCCAGCATGCGCAGCGTATTACCGCAGTTGGCCGGGGAAACCGCGCCCGCCGTCCAATACCAGGCCGAAGCCACTATTGTGGCACTGGCGGACGGCGCCATCACCCTAGCGCACGGCCCGGTGCCGGCGCTGCAATGGCCAGCGATGACCATGGACTTCGCTTTGCCGCCCGGCGGGTTGCCGGCCGGTTTGGCGGTGGGCAGCAAGGTGAGGTTCTTTTTCAGCGTGGATGACAACGGCCCGCATATCAGCCGGATAATGCCGCAAGCCGCAGAGCATGGAGGCCACCTATGA